The genomic region AAGAACTGGTATATTCTTTATTATTGTTGGATACTCAACTTTATGAAACTTTTGCCAATCTTCCAAACTGAATAGTTCTGTATCAGCTTTATAAAAAGCAAAGGCCTCAGCTTCATCTTTTACAGTTAAATAGGCAAGTTCGTCTATTTCAATTATTTCTTTTAATTTTTCTCTTAAATCATTAAATACCTTCATTGCTTTTTCCTCCAATTTTATTTAACTTTCTTTAATCTATCTGTATCAATGAATATTTCTGTTCCATCAGTAACAATTTCAACAAGTAATGGACTTGTTCTATCCTTCATAAGTCCTTCCAAGCTCTCTACTTGTGATAAATCTGTTATTTGAACAGCTTCTATACCCATTGCTTCAGCAATAGAAGCTATACTGATTTTATCAAATTGAACTTTAGCATCAAATTCTCTACCGAAAATAGCCTTCATACCATTTTTAACTAATCCAAACATAGAATTATTAATTACAAAATACATAATTGGCATATTATATTCTTTAGCAGTCAATATATCCATACCATTCATATAGAAGCCTCCATCACCAACAAATACTGCGTAAGGTCTTCTTTTATCTGCAAGGTATGAACCTAAAGCTCCTGCTACTCCTGCACCCATACAAGCATAATTGACACTGCCTTGGAAATCCATATCTTCTCTTATAGGCATATATTTAAAGATATAGTTAAAGAAATCTCCTACATCTACAATAACACAGGTATCTTTAGGGAATATATCAGGTAGCATCTCATATAATCTTCTCAATGAAATTCCTGTATGATTTTTAACATATGGCTTGTTCATTTCTGGCTTAAGGAAGGAATTATTCTTCTTAGATACTTCTTTATTTAAAATCTTAACTGCCTCTCTCAAATCATAACATACTGATACATCTTCCTTAAATACTCTATTAAACTCTTTAGTATCCCAATCTATTCTTATAACTTTTCTTCCTCTTACAAGAACATCATTATAATCTCTTGTTGCGCTTTGACCAAGGGATGTTCCTAGTATTAAGATGCAATCAAGATCTTCATTTTCAACATATTCTATGGCACCATCAGAAGAACAGAAACCATAATTTCCTATATAATAAGGGAAATCAGAATTTACTATTCCTTTAGCATTTGGGGTTGAAATTATTCCCCAGCCAAGTTTTTCACTTAATTCTTTTATTTCTTTAGATAATCCTCTTGTTCCTCTACCAATAAAAATTAATCCCTTTTTAGCCTTCTCTATTTCTTCAACAGCAAATTCTAAGGCTTTATTATCATTTACTGGTTTTTCAATTGTGTTATCACATTCTAATTCACCTTTAAATTCTGGCATTTGAATATCATATGGAATTGACACAAGAGTAACGCCACAAGGAGGTGTAAGAGCTATTTTTATTGCCTTTTGAAGCTCTGGTATAACATCTTCTTCTCTTTCTACATTTACAGAGTATTTTGCAAAACTTTCTACTACTTTTGCATTATTAAATTCTTGTAAGGCACCCTTTCCCATATATGATAATCTAACATCGCCATTTATAACAAGCATAGGTACTTTGTTTCTTTGTGCATCTGCCATACCATTAATAGCATTATTTACGCCTACTCCTCCTGCTAACATACATACTCCTAATTTATTGGACATATCAGCATATTTTGAGGCTGAATAAGTTGCACCTGCCTCATTCTTTGTAATTATATATTCGATTTGGCTATCATTAAGCGCGTCAAGAATACCTCCAAAAGTACTAGCAGGTATACCAAAAACGTGTTTAACGTTATGATTTTCCAATACTTTAATTACTGCATCTGCTATTCTCATCTTACATATTCCTCCCTTATTCATTTTTAACATTTATACTATACTTTACCATTATATATTATAACTTTTAACATGTCATATTCTTGTTTACTTTTTATTATTAAAAAGAGAGAACACCTAAAAAGGTGTTCTTAAAATATTTTAATATCCAGCTGATTTAAGGTAGTTATCTGCTTCTACTGGGTCAGTAAATGCAACTGGCTTAAATGCTTGAGCTTCTCCAACCCTATTCATTTGCATTTCAAGAACTTTTGTTGCAACTATTAAAGCAGCCTTGTCCATACCATTGCGATAACATTCTCCAACAAATTCTTGAGCTTCTGGAACATTTTGAGTCATCATATAATTTCTCATATCACATAATTTAGCCCATTTTTTACCTTTAAATAATGGAAAAATCTTATTTCTGTAATCTTCTGCCATTCTTGTTACTGCTTCCTTAGTGAATAATTTCTTTTCATAAGTTTCAGTAACAACCTTTCTGTCTAAGTCTACCTTTAATTCATAAATTCCTTCTTTGTCCTTGATTATCATACTTTTACCACCTTTTAAAACTATTTAATAATTATTTTAAAATTATTGACTATAGCTAGTTTTTATTTTATCACTATTGTCAATAATAATTTGCGATAAAACTAAAAATATTCTATTATTGCCTTTTTATTTTTAAACCTTTATTTTTAATAAGCCTACTAATAATTACCTATAAACTGATATTTTTCTTTTGGTAATTTTATTTAAGTATCTAATTTATTTATAAAAAAAATGGCAATGTAATTATATTCTTCCTATATTATAACATATTTTGATAAAATATTACAATATATTTTAAATAGAATTTTAAATGATATTATATTTTCTATTATATTTAATTTTCAATATTATAAAATCAAATTATATATAAAAAGAGCCTACATAGATATACTTTTCATAAATCTTTATATGCTCTCTTTACTTCACTCCTATATTTTTCTTTTTTCTTAAAAGCTTATTTTTTATGATAAGGTTCTCCTGTAATTCTTGTTGTATAATACTTTCACATCTTATAAATTTGTAATTATTTATTTTAAGTAATATATTTCCTCTTTATTTAAATAATGGTATAATATAAGCTATGAGTATTATTGAGAACATATTAAGTTATACAGGAGGAAAATTAACAATGTCAACATCAAGAATATTAAAATGGGTTTCAGGCGGGCTTGAGGCACTTTTGGGAATTCCAGTTCTAGGAGCTTCAATTATTTTGGGATTATTTTGGAGCCCATTAGTTATTATGTTAGCATTGCATATCGTTACTCTAGTTCTTACTAAAAAAGATGGAGGAGGATCAACTGGTAGTATTTTAGGAATCGTAACAAGCTGCTTAGGTTGGATTCCATTCGTAGGAATGGTTCTTCACATACTTTCAGCCATATTCCTTATGATTGATGCTTCAAAACCAGAAAACTTATCACAAAACAATTTATAATCGCAAGAAATAATAAAAATGAGCTATCACATTAGAGGATTAAATTTCCGTTAGTGATAGCTTTAATTCAGTTTTTAGCATTGTTCTAAATACTCTCATAATCCAATTCCTCCATTTTAAACTAACATCCTTCAGCACTTGAACATCTCCATAGAGCTTATAAAGGTTATTAACTTTTATTACTTCCATGTGTTATTCCCTCCTTTTGATAAAAGAATAACACCAGCACAAAGTCTGGTGTTAAAGTGTAGGGTATAAATTTTTTAATAAATCTTCAAACCATTTAAGATTAACTAAATGATGAGAAAGTGAATTTTCCATCATCTTTTTAAAATATATCTCAACAGTATTATCATTTTTAATAGCTTCTTCTAATAAAAAAATTTTTTCCTTAGTTTGTTCTATTTGAATTTCTATTATTTTTTTTAAGTTCTCCTTTTCATATTCATCAGAAAATAACATTGCCCCATAAAAAGGTAAATTTATATATTCAGTTTTAGAGCCATACTTAAACATTAACCTTTCAAATTCTTTATTTCCTAGTTCGGTTATAATATAATTTTGAGTTTCTCTAGTATTATCTAACTTATCAACTCTTTTAATATATTTTTTTCCTCTAATTTTTGAAGATTATAATAAAAAGATCCCTTGGTAAAATTAACTATATATCTGTAATGTCTTTCTTCCATTAATGATAATAATTCATATCCATAAGAACCTTGATTTTGTTTTATTAAACCTAAAATTAATAGTGGTATCAAAATATTATCTCCTTTACATTTTAAAATTATAATATACTATTTTTAATTATAATTAGTCATTATTAATTTTAGTAGCTTCTGCTAAAAATTCATCATATGTTATTTTTTCCAACGCAAAATCCATACTTTTTATATATATTTTATCCGACTTGGTATGTACTCTTGAACAAATAGAATCTACTAAATCACTTTCATTTGCCAATGGTTCTAATATGTGCTTTTTATTATAAAAATCTTCAAAATGTCTTAATCCAAATTTTCTTTGAGAAATTGCATTAATATGAATACCATCAGGATTAGAACTTAAACCTGATGCAGTAACAAAATAACAATTATCTTGTTCAATTGCAAACTTTTTTAACCGTTGATTTATAAAACTATACTCTGTACAGCTTTTTCCGAATCCTTCTTTTCCTAAAAAATCTGGCAGTCCACCAATAATAACTGGAATATTGGGTGCATTTAATTCCTTTCTAAGCTCTTCAATTATTAAAAGTAACTTTTCATAATAAACTTTATATTTTCCATTATGACTGTCACTTTCTCCTTGATGCCATAAAACTCCAACTAGTTCACTGCTTTGCATAGCAAATTTCGCTTCATTTATAGCATGTCTAAAAAGCACTTTATCTACAGCCCACTCATCTATAGAACTTCCTCCTTCTGCACAAGGAATTAAACCAATAATATCATCTTGATTCTTGCGACACCATGCCTCTCAAAATGAAGCAGCTAAACTTATTCCTGAAACAGGTCTATCATAATTAATTGGTTCAGTCATCATTTGCCATTACGCAACATTTGTATTCTTTCATTGTAAATTAGAGGCACTTCATTAATAAAACCTCTTCATGCCATATTGGACTACCCTAACATTAAAACTGATTTAATCATTTTTTTCATCCTTTCTTTTATTCATATAAACCAAGGTAATCAACAATAGTCTAATTAGACTATTTGTTAACTAAATTTCTTATGTAAATAGATATTATATAATTTAATTATTTCACTTAAAGAAAAAACTTATATATAAATAAAAGTAAGAGTCTTGATTCTTATAATTACTCTTACTTATAATTCCAATAAAAACTTCACTTATTTATGATATGGTTCATTCTTCATTATTCTAAAAGCTCTATATATTTGCTCTAATAACATTACTCTAAATAATTGATGGGGAAAGGTCATTTTAGAAAAACAAAGCTTATAATTTGATCTACTAATTACCTTCTTAGATAGTCCCAAGCTTCCCCCTATTACAAAAGCTATATTAGAATTACCCATAACTCCTAAGTTTTCTATATAATTTGCAAATTCCTCTGAAGGCATTTCCTTTCCCTTAAGGTCTAAAGCAATAACAAACATATTATCTTTTATTTTTGATAATATTAAATCGCCTTCTTTATCCTTTATTTGAAGCTCTTCCTTTTCACTTGCATTATCTGGTGTTTTCTCGTCTGCTAGTTCTATTATTTCTAATTTGCAGTATCTTGATAATCTTTTTGAATATTCATCTATGGCTTCTTTTAAATATTTCTCTTTTAGTTTTCCTACTGATATTATTGTTATATTCATTACATCCTCCAATATATCTCTTTAGCCGTTATATTTATAACTTTAGCTTAAACTTTTTTATTGTTAAAAATACAAAAAATCTATTTATAGCAAATTAATTGTACCATAAATAGATTTTTCTTAAAATTATCTTAATGTTTCGTTTAGCTTACTGAAAGCTTCATAGAATTATAAATATATTGATTTTAATCCGTTTTTTGCTACATAATTAAAGTAAAGAAATATTTATAAGGAGATTTTAATTATGATCGTTTATAAAAAGTGTTCTGAAGTAAGCATAGATTTAGTATTCGATGCTTTTAATATTGGATTTTCAGACTATATTATCAAACTATCAATGAATAAAGATGAATTCATAAAAAGATTTTTAGGGCCTGAAGGAAATTCTTTAGAACTATCCTATATAGCCTTAGCTTATGATAAGCCTGTAGGAATACTTTTAGCTGGTATTAGACTTTGGAATGGTATTAAAACCTTGCGTTGCGGAGCCTTAGCTATTCACCCTGAATATAGAAATAAAGGGATTGCTAACAAGCTTATGTCTCTTCATAAAAAAACTGCTATTGAAAATAATTGTAAGCAGATGTTCTTAGAAGTAATTGTCGGTAATGATAAAGCTATTAACTTTTATAAGAAAATAGGGTATGAAAAAATATATGATTTATCTTACTTTTTTCATGATAACCCATCAGAATTAAGGAATTTTGATAACTCTAATATAAATATAAAAGAAATTGATTTTAATAACTTTAAAGAGGCTATATATAATCATAAAGACTTTCATATAAACTGGCAAAGTGATTTAGATTATGTTGAAAAATTAGGCAATATAGTCTGCCTTGCTGCTTATGATAATGAAAAATTAATAGGATATTTATGCGGAAATAAACCTGGAAAAATTAATTTTATATGGGTTAATAAAAATTATCGATTAAAAGGCATTGGAAAATCTCTTTTATCAAGATTTTGCAGCTCAATAGATGCTGAAAAATTCTCTATAGTTGTTTCAAATAATAATTATCTTGAAGGCTTCTTAAAACATATGAAATTTAAAAAGGATCCAATTTCTCAATATGAAATGTATATAACAATGTAAAAATAATTTTTATAGTCTTTATATTTTAAATAGAAAAAAGTTGATTTCAATTTATCAGAAATCAACTTTTCTTGTTTATATATGTATGAAATGTTATGAATTACTCATATGTTTTTTATTCATATAAATATATACTGGAAGACCTATAATGGTTATTATTACACTTCCTAACGAAAGCATTGTTGCCGTAATAAATTGATTTAACACAACAAAAATACCACTTATTATTGCTAATATTGGAATTATAGGATATAACGGAACCTTATAACTACGTTTAATATCTGGTCTTTGATTACGATAAACAATAACTGCTACAAATGTAAGGGTATAAAAAATCCATGAAGAAAACACTCCCAA from Clostridium isatidis harbors:
- a CDS encoding thiamine pyrophosphate-binding protein, with the translated sequence MRIADAVIKVLENHNVKHVFGIPASTFGGILDALNDSQIEYIITKNEAGATYSASKYADMSNKLGVCMLAGGVGVNNAINGMADAQRNKVPMLVINGDVRLSYMGKGALQEFNNAKVVESFAKYSVNVEREEDVIPELQKAIKIALTPPCGVTLVSIPYDIQMPEFKGELECDNTIEKPVNDNKALEFAVEEIEKAKKGLIFIGRGTRGLSKEIKELSEKLGWGIISTPNAKGIVNSDFPYYIGNYGFCSSDGAIEYVENEDLDCILILGTSLGQSATRDYNDVLVRGRKVIRIDWDTKEFNRVFKEDVSVCYDLREAVKILNKEVSKKNNSFLKPEMNKPYVKNHTGISLRRLYEMLPDIFPKDTCVIVDVGDFFNYIFKYMPIREDMDFQGSVNYACMGAGVAGALGSYLADKRRPYAVFVGDGGFYMNGMDILTAKEYNMPIMYFVINNSMFGLVKNGMKAIFGREFDAKVQFDKISIASIAEAMGIEAVQITDLSQVESLEGLMKDRTSPLLVEIVTDGTEIFIDTDRLKKVK
- the rlmH gene encoding 23S rRNA (pseudouridine(1915)-N(3))-methyltransferase RlmH, with product MNITIISVGKLKEKYLKEAIDEYSKRLSRYCKLEIIELADEKTPDNASEKEELQIKDKEGDLILSKIKDNMFVIALDLKGKEMPSEEFANYIENLGVMGNSNIAFVIGGSLGLSKKVISRSNYKLCFSKMTFPHQLFRVMLLEQIYRAFRIMKNEPYHK
- a CDS encoding GNAT family N-acetyltransferase, which gives rise to MIVYKKCSEVSIDLVFDAFNIGFSDYIIKLSMNKDEFIKRFLGPEGNSLELSYIALAYDKPVGILLAGIRLWNGIKTLRCGALAIHPEYRNKGIANKLMSLHKKTAIENNCKQMFLEVIVGNDKAINFYKKIGYEKIYDLSYFFHDNPSELRNFDNSNINIKEIDFNNFKEAIYNHKDFHINWQSDLDYVEKLGNIVCLAAYDNEKLIGYLCGNKPGKINFIWVNKNYRLKGIGKSLLSRFCSSIDAEKFSIVVSNNNYLEGFLKHMKFKKDPISQYEMYITM